One genomic window of Campylobacter curvus includes the following:
- a CDS encoding argininosuccinate synthase, whose product MKKDVKKVVLAYSGGLDTSIILKWLQDEYKCEVVTFTADIGQGEELEPARKKALALGVKPENIFIEDLREEFVRDYVFPMFRANAIYEGEYLLGTSIARPLIAKRQAEIAKLTGADGVSHGATGKGNDQVRFELAYYAINPNLKVIVPWREWDLNSREKLLAYAEKNGIDITRKPGKSPYSMDANLLHISYEGLVLEDPNHAPENDMWRWCVSPKDAPNESEIITIGYEKGDPVSINGKKMSPAEILTELNRLGAKHGIGRLDLVENRYVGMKSRGCYETPGGTIMLKAHRAIESITLDRGSAHLKDELMPRYAELIYNGFWFSPERLMLQAAIDKSQEHVNGEVRVELYKGNVTILGRSSKDDNLFSEAYCTFEEDSVYNPKDADGFIKLNALRFIIASKNGRKF is encoded by the coding sequence ATGAAAAAAGATGTTAAAAAAGTCGTTCTGGCCTACTCTGGCGGACTTGACACAAGCATTATTTTAAAGTGGCTTCAAGATGAATACAAATGTGAAGTCGTGACCTTCACCGCCGACATCGGACAAGGCGAAGAGCTCGAGCCCGCACGTAAAAAAGCCTTGGCTCTGGGCGTAAAACCTGAAAATATTTTTATCGAAGATCTAAGAGAAGAATTTGTAAGAGATTATGTATTTCCGATGTTTCGCGCAAACGCCATTTACGAGGGCGAATATCTGCTAGGCACATCTATCGCTCGTCCGCTCATCGCAAAAAGACAAGCCGAGATAGCCAAGCTAACCGGCGCAGACGGTGTGAGTCACGGAGCGACAGGCAAAGGAAACGATCAAGTGCGTTTCGAGCTCGCATACTACGCGATAAATCCGAATTTAAAAGTCATCGTGCCATGGCGCGAGTGGGATCTGAATTCTCGTGAAAAACTGCTGGCATACGCAGAGAAAAACGGCATCGATATCACTAGAAAGCCTGGCAAAAGCCCGTATTCGATGGACGCAAACCTACTTCACATCTCATACGAAGGGCTTGTGCTAGAAGATCCAAACCACGCTCCTGAAAACGACATGTGGCGCTGGTGCGTCAGTCCAAAAGACGCTCCAAACGAGAGCGAAATAATCACGATAGGCTACGAAAAAGGCGATCCTGTAAGCATAAACGGTAAAAAAATGAGCCCGGCTGAAATTTTGACCGAGCTTAATCGCCTCGGCGCAAAACACGGTATCGGACGCCTTGACCTTGTCGAAAACCGCTACGTCGGCATGAAGAGCCGCGGTTGCTACGAGACACCGGGCGGCACGATAATGCTAAAAGCTCACCGCGCGATAGAGAGCATCACACTAGACCGCGGCTCGGCACACCTAAAAGACGAGCTGATGCCGCGCTATGCAGAGCTTATTTACAATGGATTTTGGTTCTCACCTGAGCGTTTGATGCTTCAAGCTGCAATAGATAAGAGCCAGGAGCACGTAAACGGCGAGGTCAGAGTCGAGCTTTACAAAGGAAACGTCACGATCCTTGGGCGCTCAAGCAAGGACGATAATCTATTTAGCGAAGCATACTGCACATTTGAAGAAGATAGCGTTTATAACCCAAAAGACGCTGACGGCTTCATCAAACTAAACGCACTTCGCTTCATTATCGCTAGCAAAAACGGACGAAAATTTTAA